The Vidua macroura isolate BioBank_ID:100142 chromosome 27, ASM2450914v1, whole genome shotgun sequence genome includes a window with the following:
- the PNPO gene encoding pyridoxine-5'-phosphate oxidase: protein MELERLRKRYRGDSEAFEECHLVSLEPLAQLQAWLQEALQCPGIAEPNAMCLATCGRDGRPSARMVLLKGLGPDGLRFFSNYESRKGRELDSNPFASLVFYWEPLCRQVRVEGSVRRLPEEESDRYFQSRPRGSQIGALVSRQSSVIPDREYLRKKNAELEELYRDRAVPRPDYWGAYLVEPEVVEFWQGQSNRLHDRIVFRRLRDPAAPLGAMTHRGHGDWVYERLSP, encoded by the exons ATGGAGCTGGAGCGGCTGAGGAAGAGATACCGGGGGGACAGCGAG gcgTTCGAGGAGTGTCACCTGGTGTCGCTGGAGCCGCTGGCGCAGCTCCAGGCGTGGCTGCAGGAGGCGCTGCAGTGCCCCGGCATCGCCGAGCCCAACGCCATGTGCCTGGCCACCTGCGGCAG gGACGGGCGGCCCTCGGCCCGCATGGTGCTGCTGAAGGGCCTCGGGCCGGACGGGCTGCGCTTCTTCAGCAACTACGAGAGCAGGAAGGGCCGGGAGCTG GACTCCAATCCCTTCGCCTCCCTCGTCTTCTACTGGGAGCCGCTCTGCCGGCAG GTGCGGGTCGAGGGCTCGGTGCGGCGCCTGCCCGAGGAGGAATCCGATCGCTATTTCCAGTCCCGGCCCAGGGGGAGCCAGATCGGGGCTCTGGTCAGCAGGCAGAGCTCCGTCATCCCCGACCGCGAG TACCTGCGGAAGAAGAACGcggagctggaggagctctaCCGGGacagggcagtgcccaggccGGACTACTG GGGCGCGTACCTCGTGGAGCCGGAGGTGGTGGAGTTCTGGCAGGGCCAATCGAACCGGCTGCACGACCGGATCGTGTTCCGGCGCCTGCGGGACCCCGCGGCGCCGCTCGGGGCCATGACCCACCGGGGCCACGGCGACTGGGTCTACGAGCGCCTCTCGCCCTGA
- the SP2 gene encoding transcription factor Sp2 isoform X1: MAATAAVSPSEYLQPAASAAQDSQPSPLALLAATCSKIGPPAVEAAAAPPAPAQPAPRKLVPIKPAPLPLGSAKGSIGILSSKGNLFQIQGSQVGASYAGGQLVFAIQNAAVLNKGSRSSSSSSSSSSSSSSSSSSSNIQYQAVPQLQPGGAQTIQVQPNQIQIIPGTSQAILAPSSSSHKPVPIKPAPAQKAAPAAGGVVKLPAGGNVTLTLPVNNLVSPEAGGQAQLLTDSPSKPGKKPRKKATSPAQPAAVAVAEQVETVLIETTAENIIQAGNNLLIVQSPGSGQPAVVQQVQVVQPKQEQQVVQIPQQALRVVQAASATLPTVPQKSSQNFQIQAAEPTPTQVYFKTPSGELQTVVLHEASSIPMVPPSGTSCGSPVPRSPGAGPGRKPAPRKERPLPKIAPAGGILSLSAAQLAAAAQAMQTISINGVQVQGVPVTITNSGGQQQLTVQNVSGNNVTISGLSPTQIQLQMEQALSGDIQPGEKRRRMACTCPNCKDGDKRPGDPGKKKHICHIPECGRTFRKTSLLRAHVRLHTGERPFVCNWVFCGKRFTRSDELQRHARTHTGDKRFECAQCQKRFMRSDHLTKHYKTHLVTKNL, from the exons ATGGCTGCCACTGCCGCCGTCAGCCCCAGTGAATACCTGCAgcccgccgcctccgccgcccag GACTCGCAGCCCTCTCCCCTGGCGCTGCTGGCAGCCACATGCAGCAAGATCGGTCCCCCGGCCGTGGAAgccgccgcggcgccgccggcGCCGGCCCAGCCCGCCCCTCGCAAACTGGTGCCCATCAAACCCGCCCCGCTGCCCCTGGGCTCGGCCAAGGGCAGCATCGGCATCCTGTCCTCCAAGGGGAACCTCTTCCAGATCCAGGGCTCCCAGGTGGGCGCCTCCTACGCCGGGGGGCAGCTGGTTTTCGCCATCCAGAACGCGGCCGTGCTCAATAAAGGCTCGcgttcctcctcctcctcctcctcgtcctcctcctcctcctcctcctcctcttcctcctccaacATCCAGTACCAGGCGGTGCcgcagctgcagcctggcggGGCTCAGACCATCCAGGTGCAGCCTAACCAGATCCAGATCATCCCGGGCACCAGCCAGGCCATCCTCGCgccctcctcttcctcgcaCAAACCCGTGCCCATCAAACCGGCCCCGGCGCAGAAAGCGgcgccggcggcgggcggcgtGGTCAAACTGCCCGCGGGCGGCAACGTCACCTTGACCCTGCCCGTCAACAACCTGGTGAGCCCCGAGGCGGGCGGGCAGGCCCAGCTGCTCACGGACAGCCCTTCCAAACCTGGCAAGAAACCTCGGAAAAAGGCCAcgtccccagcccagcccgccGCCGTGGCCGTGGCCGAGCAGGTGGAGACGGTGCTGATCGAGACCACGGCGGAGAACATCATCCAGGCCGGCAACAACCTGCTGATCGTGCAGAGCCCCGGCTCGGGGCAGCCGGCCGTGGTGCAGCAGGTGCAGGTGGTGCAGcccaagcaggagcagcaggtggtGCAGATCCCGCAGCAGGCGCTGCGCGTGGTGCAGGCGGCCTCGGCCACGCTGCCCACCGTGCCCCAGAAATCCTCCCAGAACTTCCAGATCCAGGCGGCCGAGCCCACCCCCACCCAG gTCTACTTCAAGACCCCCTCCGGCGAGCTGCAGACCGTGGTGCTCCACGAGGCCTCGTCCATCCCCATGGTGCCGCCGTCGGGGACGTCGTGCGGCAGCCCCGTGCCGcgcagccccggggccggcCCCGGCCGCAAGCCGGCCCCGCGCAAGGAGCGGCCGCTGCCCAAGATCGCCCCGGCCGGGGGCATCCTGAGCCTGAGCGCGGCGCAGCTGGCAGCGGCTGCCCAGGCCATGCAGACCATCAGCATCAACGGCGTGCAGGTGCAGGGCGTCCCTGTCACCATCACCAACAGCGGAG gccagcagcagctgacgGTGCAGAACGTGTCCGGCAACAACGTGACCATCAGCGGGCTGAGCCCCACCCAGATCCAGCTGCAGATGGAGCAGGCGTTATCCGGGGACATCCAGCCGGGcgagaagaggaggaggatggccTGCACCTGCCCCAACTGCAAGGACGGCGACAAGCG GCCGGGCGATCCCGGGAAGAAGAAGCACATCTGCCACATCCCCGAGTGCGGGCGGACGTTCCGCAAGACGTCGCTGCTGCGGGCGCACGTGCGGCTGCACACGGGCGAGCGGCCCTTCGTGTGCAACTGGGTGTTCTGCGGCAAGCGCTTCACGCGCTCCGACGAGCTGCAGCGGCACGCGCGCACCCACACAG GTGACAAACGCTTCGAGTGCGCGCAGTGCCAGAAACGCTTCATGCGCTCCGACCACCTGACCAAGCACTACAAAACCCACCTGGTCACCAAGAACTTGTAG
- the PRR15L gene encoding proline-rich protein 15-like protein, translated as MADGHGWWKLTFLRKRQAAPTVLYESPDGQAAPGGDGAEGTGPEGTPGFAARLEKIVDKSTKGKHVKVSHSGRFKEKKKVRATLAEHPNLCGAGEREEK; from the coding sequence ATGGCCGACGGGCACGGCTGGTGGAAGCTGACGTTCCTGCGGAAGCGGCAGGCAGCGCCCACGGTGCTGTACGAGAGCCCCGACGGGCaggcggcgccgggcggggaCGGCGCGGAGGGGACGGGCCCGGAGGGGACACCCGGCTTCGCCGCCCGCCTGGAGAAGATCGTGGACAAGAGCACCAAGGGCAAACACGTCAAGGTCTCGCACTCCGGGCGCTtcaaggagaagaagaaagtgagGGCGACGCTGGCCGAGCATCCCAACCTGTGCGGGGCCGGCGAGCGCGAGGAGAAGTGA
- the SP2 gene encoding transcription factor Sp2 isoform X2, whose amino-acid sequence MAATAAVSPSEYLQPAASAAQDSQPSPLALLAATCSKIGPPAVEAAAAPPAPAQPAPRKLVPIKPAPLPLGSAKGSIGILSSKGNLFQIQGSQVGASYAGGQLVFAIQNAAVLNKGSRSSSSSSSSSSSSSSSSSSSNIQYQAVPQLQPGGAQTIQVQPNQIQIIPGTSQAILAPSSSSHKPVPIKPAPAQKAAPAAGGVVKLPAGGNVTLTLPVNNLVSPEAGGQAQLLTDSPSKPGKKPRKKATSPAQPAAVAVAEQVETVLIETTAENIIQAGNNLLIVQSPGSGQPAVVQQVQVVQPKQEQQVVQIPQQALRVVQAASATLPTVPQKSSQNFQIQAAEPTPTQVYFKTPSGELQTVVLHEASSIPMVPPSGTSCGSPVPRSPGAGPGRKPAPRKERPLPKIAPAGGILSLSAAQLAAAAQAMQTISINGVQVQGVPVTITNSGGQQQLTVQNVSGNNVTISGLSPTQIQLQMEQALSGDIQPGEKRRRMACTCPNCKDGDKRPGDPGKKKHICHIPECGRTFRKTSLLRAHVRLHTGERPFVCNWVFCGKRFTRSDELQRHARTHTAVVPG is encoded by the exons ATGGCTGCCACTGCCGCCGTCAGCCCCAGTGAATACCTGCAgcccgccgcctccgccgcccag GACTCGCAGCCCTCTCCCCTGGCGCTGCTGGCAGCCACATGCAGCAAGATCGGTCCCCCGGCCGTGGAAgccgccgcggcgccgccggcGCCGGCCCAGCCCGCCCCTCGCAAACTGGTGCCCATCAAACCCGCCCCGCTGCCCCTGGGCTCGGCCAAGGGCAGCATCGGCATCCTGTCCTCCAAGGGGAACCTCTTCCAGATCCAGGGCTCCCAGGTGGGCGCCTCCTACGCCGGGGGGCAGCTGGTTTTCGCCATCCAGAACGCGGCCGTGCTCAATAAAGGCTCGcgttcctcctcctcctcctcctcgtcctcctcctcctcctcctcctcctcttcctcctccaacATCCAGTACCAGGCGGTGCcgcagctgcagcctggcggGGCTCAGACCATCCAGGTGCAGCCTAACCAGATCCAGATCATCCCGGGCACCAGCCAGGCCATCCTCGCgccctcctcttcctcgcaCAAACCCGTGCCCATCAAACCGGCCCCGGCGCAGAAAGCGgcgccggcggcgggcggcgtGGTCAAACTGCCCGCGGGCGGCAACGTCACCTTGACCCTGCCCGTCAACAACCTGGTGAGCCCCGAGGCGGGCGGGCAGGCCCAGCTGCTCACGGACAGCCCTTCCAAACCTGGCAAGAAACCTCGGAAAAAGGCCAcgtccccagcccagcccgccGCCGTGGCCGTGGCCGAGCAGGTGGAGACGGTGCTGATCGAGACCACGGCGGAGAACATCATCCAGGCCGGCAACAACCTGCTGATCGTGCAGAGCCCCGGCTCGGGGCAGCCGGCCGTGGTGCAGCAGGTGCAGGTGGTGCAGcccaagcaggagcagcaggtggtGCAGATCCCGCAGCAGGCGCTGCGCGTGGTGCAGGCGGCCTCGGCCACGCTGCCCACCGTGCCCCAGAAATCCTCCCAGAACTTCCAGATCCAGGCGGCCGAGCCCACCCCCACCCAG gTCTACTTCAAGACCCCCTCCGGCGAGCTGCAGACCGTGGTGCTCCACGAGGCCTCGTCCATCCCCATGGTGCCGCCGTCGGGGACGTCGTGCGGCAGCCCCGTGCCGcgcagccccggggccggcCCCGGCCGCAAGCCGGCCCCGCGCAAGGAGCGGCCGCTGCCCAAGATCGCCCCGGCCGGGGGCATCCTGAGCCTGAGCGCGGCGCAGCTGGCAGCGGCTGCCCAGGCCATGCAGACCATCAGCATCAACGGCGTGCAGGTGCAGGGCGTCCCTGTCACCATCACCAACAGCGGAG gccagcagcagctgacgGTGCAGAACGTGTCCGGCAACAACGTGACCATCAGCGGGCTGAGCCCCACCCAGATCCAGCTGCAGATGGAGCAGGCGTTATCCGGGGACATCCAGCCGGGcgagaagaggaggaggatggccTGCACCTGCCCCAACTGCAAGGACGGCGACAAGCG GCCGGGCGATCCCGGGAAGAAGAAGCACATCTGCCACATCCCCGAGTGCGGGCGGACGTTCCGCAAGACGTCGCTGCTGCGGGCGCACGTGCGGCTGCACACGGGCGAGCGGCCCTTCGTGTGCAACTGGGTGTTCTGCGGCAAGCGCTTCACGCGCTCCGACGAGCTGCAGCGGCACGCGCGCACCCACACAG CTGTTGTGCCCGGCTGA